The following DNA comes from Anastrepha obliqua isolate idAnaObli1 chromosome 1, idAnaObli1_1.0, whole genome shotgun sequence.
ACGACTTCGGCGTCATCTGGCGATGACCAGCTACAATCGATTCGGTTATTTCGTACTCgctcatatttgacatttaacaTTTGACAAACCGCAGTAAATTGAACGAGTGACGGAAGTTACTGTTCAGTGGCGTCGATACACTTCCTTTTCTGTCAAAATAGTTGACCAAGGTtggtgtaaatttttaattcctcgctaaattattttctcttttttatatatGACGAGTGTCTTTCtaaaaaatgtcacacaaatacttaataatattaacaattgcttcgaattttgttaatttacctCGCGAAATGTGTACAGTGTCGAGGATGTGCAGTGATAAAATGTACGCCGGTCGGACGCTGATGcatttagttgttaaatgagTGCTTTCATTTCGTGGCAATTGAAGCAACTCCATTCAAACATAGTTCGCTTGTGCATACAATTTCGTTGCTTTTGTGTTTTTGGTAATAGTAATTGTGACTTTATCTTTGTAGATGATCGGCAACAAGATTATCAAGCCCGGTGGCGCTGAGCCTGATGACTTTGAAAAGTCTATTGCCCAAGCTCTTTTGGAGCTGGAAGCCAACAGCGACCTGAAGCCATATCTGAGAGATTTGCACATCACTCGTGCTCGTGAGATTGAGTTCGGCACCAAGAAGGTATGTAGTGCGGAGAAACTTGTTAAGATgctaaatgtttatattttgttattgttgcaggCTGTCATTATCTACGTTCCAATCCCACAACAAAAGACgttccaaaaaatccaaatcaTTTTGGTTCGTGAGTTGGAGAAGAAGTTCTCTGGCAAACACGTTGTTGTAATTGGTGAACGCAAAATCCTGCCCAAACCTACCCGCAAGGCCAGGAATCCATTGAAGCAAAAGAGGCCACGTTCCCGTACTCTGACCGCTGTATACGATGCTATTCTGGAAGATTTGGTCTTCCCAGCGGAAATTGTTGGCAAACGTATTCGCGTTAAGTTGGACGGCGCCCAATTGATAAAAGTGCATTTGGACAAGAATCAACAAACTACCATTGAACACAAAGTAAGTTAGAAGCtgaaaaagttgaaaagaatTCGCATCGAATTTTCGTCCCTGTGTTGTTTGCTGATTGATTGTTCAAAATCAGTGATTGTCAGACGGGACATACATTAAATTCCAATGTCTCGTTATTGTCTTCAAATCGCACACTATGCATGAAGGCATCTCCATACATTGGTAACAATCTAACAGTTAGTACTCCAATTTCAAAAAGGGCAAGTTGATCTCCAAATATGACATGCCCAGTGTATGGTTTGCAGATCGATGCGCAAAGATCAGGTATTGCCAAAAGGGACAAAAAGTTCTAAT
Coding sequences within:
- the LOC129243684 gene encoding 40S ribosomal protein S7, with amino-acid sequence MIGNKIIKPGGAEPDDFEKSIAQALLELEANSDLKPYLRDLHITRAREIEFGTKKAVIIYVPIPQQKTFQKIQIILVRELEKKFSGKHVVVIGERKILPKPTRKARNPLKQKRPRSRTLTAVYDAILEDLVFPAEIVGKRIRVKLDGAQLIKVHLDKNQQTTIEHKVDTFTSVYKKLTGRDVTFEFPDNFLNV